Within Desulfitobacterium chlororespirans DSM 11544, the genomic segment ACTTATCGCCCCTTCAAGGTGGAATATGAATGGGAGGGAACCATGATCAGCGAAGAAGCCATGCTTATTTTGGCGGTCAACGGGGTTTCCGTAGGTGGGTTCAGACAATTGATTCCCAAAGCTTCCTTGAATGACGGGAAACTGGATTTTGTCATCATTCGTCATAGCGGCTGGCCGGATACCATGCGTATGCTTCTGCACCTGGTAGGCGGCGGTAAAGTAGGCAGTGATCAAATCCTTCAATTCCAGACTTCGGAACTTAAAGTGTTTACGGAGAGGCCTGTTTTTTCAGATCTGGATGGGGAGTGGGGACCGGAAAGTCCCTGGGAGATCAAGATGGGGCCCAAGCTTACTGTGCTTTGTTAAGGGACCCGCCGGGGTCCCTTTGCACTATCAGAAAAGGGGGATGGATATGGACTTATACCAGGAAGAGCTAATTAAAAAGATATCCGCAATAACCCCCTTTTACATCGTGGGAGGGACCGTCCGGGATCACTTGCTCAACCGCCCCGGCAAGGATGTGGATGGAATCATCCCCATCCCTTTGGTGGAGCTGGAAAAGCATTTGCGGGAGTGGGGCTATCATCCCCTGAAAATAGGGGCAAAGCATCAAACCCTTAGTGTGTTTCAGCAAGGGCAGCGCATGGATATTAACTTCTTTGACGGCGATCTTGAGGCGGATGCTTTAAGAAGGGATTTTACTATCAATGCTGTTTTTCAAGACGCTCGGACAGGAGAATTGATTGATCCTCTTCAAGGAAGAGAGGATCTGGAAAATAAGCTTCTGCGGGCTTGCGGCAATCCCTGGGAGCGATTCAGGGAGGATCCGGTCCGGATTCTCCGCATGGTGCGTTTCAGTGTTCAATACGGGATGGACATCGAGGAGGACACCTTTAGGTCTGCCCAAAGTCTTCTGCCCGAGTTAAAGAACGTGGCCAGTGAGCGGACTTCTGAGGAATTGGGCCGGATCTTAACCTTGGCTGACCCGGCGGCAGGTATCCGTCTGCTGGATGAACTGGGGTATTTGACCCTATATTTGCCGGAGCTGGCCAGGCTGCATGGCTTAGCCCAGAATCGTTACCATACTAAAGATGCCTGGGAGCATACTTTGCAGGTGCTGGCCAATACCCCGCCCCAGCCGATTCTGCGCTTGGCCGGACTGTTTCATGATCTGGGGAAATGGGAAGTGGCCAGTCGGGAGTGCTATGTCTGGGGGAAATGCTGGGCAGAAGATAAAGGCTATTACATCGGTGAGTATCGGATTCTTGGGCGCCAGCTCCATCGCTACCATGGAGACTATGTGGAAGTACATGGAACCCGTCTGGATCATTATCCTCAGGTTATTCAGGTAAAGCGTATTCGCAAAGACCCT encodes:
- a CDS encoding CCA tRNA nucleotidyltransferase, producing the protein MDMDLYQEELIKKISAITPFYIVGGTVRDHLLNRPGKDVDGIIPIPLVELEKHLREWGYHPLKIGAKHQTLSVFQQGQRMDINFFDGDLEADALRRDFTINAVFQDARTGELIDPLQGREDLENKLLRACGNPWERFREDPVRILRMVRFSVQYGMDIEEDTFRSAQSLLPELKNVASERTSEELGRILTLADPAAGIRLLDELGYLTLYLPELARLHGLAQNRYHTKDAWEHTLQVLANTPPQPILRLAGLFHDLGKWEVASRECYVWGKCWAEDKGYYIGEYRILGRQLHRYHGDYVEVHGTRLDHYPQVIQVKRIRKDPSFRRGFEWVRDGKRHFLGHEKESGRLTRQILARFRLAMVLGKEGEGGEKELLWLIENHMSGTLSFIAELRGEGSALQLNQKMRQFVWEKGWDGRSYRLARVDQLLELWRADFYGGKKREPKEEEIFEELLEKLHQTNNAVQKRHQELEWGELEKFAQEHKIKGREWGDFKESLRKTRVVSIDWIPLTTGFLEKEYKHFKGRNYAKRERE